Within Sorangiineae bacterium MSr11367, the genomic segment TTCGCCGCAGGCCATGACCCGCATTTCGCTGCTGCCCGTATCTTGGTTCGTGTACCAGCGATATTGCGGAGTGTTCACCAAATCGCCATGATCGGGCCGGGCCAAAAAGCCAATGCCGTACGGGTGCCCGTTCTTGCATAGGTAGGGCGGCGTTTCGCTGCCCGTGCGTTTTCGCGCAGGAAAGAAGTACGCGCTGTACCCCGTTTCGTTGCCCATGCGGGCGATGTCGTCCTCGCATACTTCGTTGACGGAGACGACATCCGGTTGCTGCGAATCGATTTTGGCGATGCCCTCGCCAATCGCTTTGCCGTCTTCGTAGCAACCGGCGAGTCCGCTATTGCACAAATTGAGCTGGAGCACTTTGAACGGCGTCGCGGCCAGCGCCACGGTGGGGGGCATGGCCAAGCCGAAGGCGGCAAATGCGGCAAACGTGACGGGCGCAAGCGCGATGCGGCTCATGACGCCTCCCGCGTTTGGTAGCGTTTCGCGCCACGGGCTTTGGCCTTGGCGGCCTCGTTTTCACGGGTGCGCGGTGCGCTCTGGGTCTCCATCCCATGCACCACATGGCCGGTGATGCGCGCAATTTCATCGACGGCGCGATCGAAGATCTCTTGATTGGCCTTCGACGGTTTGCGCGTGCCGCTCACCTTGCGCACATATTGCAGGGCGGCCGCCCGAATCTCCTCTTCCGTGGTGGGAGGCTCGAAATTGAGAAGGACACGGATGTTGCGGCACATGCCCCCGACTTTAGCTTCATAACTCCGCGCGGACGAGGGCGAACTCGGCGCTGGCGGAAGCGTCGGTGAGCTCCTCGAATG encodes:
- a CDS encoding DUF2277 domain-containing protein — protein: MCRNIRVLLNFEPPTTEEEIRAAALQYVRKVSGTRKPSKANQEIFDRAVDEIARITGHVVHGMETQSAPRTRENEAAKAKARGAKRYQTREAS